In Thermococcus sp. JdF3, a genomic segment contains:
- a CDS encoding arginine--tRNA ligase yields MGYGEVKEKMKLILQETLEDMLKEAGKEWNGEITFDDTPNIELGDFGTAVSFQLARVFRKAPKLIAEELAERLAGKLPGEISEVRAVNGYINFYLNYGTFGRELVREILEKKSAYGESALGDGKKVIVEHTSVNPTKPLHMGHARNSVLGDTMARIMRKLGYTVEVQNYIDDLGVQFAQVLWGYLNLKEEFDRIEAELGEKGLKEDFIDHVMGLLYVEVNRRIEENPEVDGEVRELMKRLEEGDNEIAEIGRKLAERVVRAQMLTTGRMKINYDLLSWESDIMRSGIFGEAYELIEANENFFWAEEGKYKGAFVMDLRKLFPDMKNPFLVLKRSDGTATYTGKDIAYHLWKFGKVTADMLYKPWENEEHETWTTAPDGRAMPGKFGKADVVINVIGAEQKHPQMAIKYALQLLGFEGSAGNFHHLAYEHVVREEGKFSGRKGTWVGFTVDEVLNEAVQRARALVEEKNPGLSGEEKEHIAEAVGVGAVRYNLVKYSPDKVITFRWDDVLNFEGDSAPYVQYAHARCASILRKAADGGIETDWEVLMERADFSKLTNREKELIKLLAKFPEIVEQAGRDVKPHLIPWYANELASLFNKFYMDHPVLKAEEGILEERLLLVLAVKQVLRNALELLGIEAPEKM; encoded by the coding sequence ATGGGATACGGCGAAGTTAAGGAGAAAATGAAGCTCATCCTTCAGGAAACCCTTGAGGACATGCTGAAAGAGGCAGGAAAGGAATGGAACGGGGAGATAACGTTTGACGACACCCCAAACATCGAGCTCGGCGACTTTGGAACGGCGGTTTCATTCCAGCTTGCCCGGGTCTTCAGGAAGGCGCCAAAGCTCATAGCGGAGGAGCTTGCGGAGAGGCTCGCCGGGAAGCTCCCCGGGGAAATCTCAGAAGTCAGGGCGGTCAACGGCTACATAAACTTCTACCTGAACTACGGCACCTTTGGACGGGAGCTCGTCCGCGAGATACTTGAGAAGAAAAGCGCATACGGCGAGAGCGCGCTTGGGGATGGGAAGAAGGTCATCGTCGAGCACACTTCCGTGAACCCGACGAAGCCGCTCCACATGGGACACGCCAGGAACTCCGTCCTCGGCGACACGATGGCCCGCATAATGCGGAAGCTCGGCTACACCGTCGAGGTTCAGAACTACATAGACGACCTCGGCGTCCAGTTCGCACAGGTTCTCTGGGGTTACCTGAACCTCAAAGAGGAATTCGACAGGATCGAAGCCGAGCTGGGGGAGAAGGGCCTCAAGGAGGACTTCATTGACCACGTCATGGGACTCCTCTACGTCGAGGTGAACAGGCGCATAGAAGAGAACCCCGAGGTTGATGGGGAAGTTCGTGAGCTGATGAAGAGGCTCGAGGAGGGGGACAACGAAATAGCGGAAATCGGCAGAAAGCTCGCGGAGAGGGTTGTCAGGGCGCAGATGCTCACGACGGGCCGCATGAAGATAAACTACGACCTCCTCAGCTGGGAGAGCGACATAATGAGGAGCGGTATCTTCGGCGAGGCCTACGAGCTCATCGAGGCCAACGAGAACTTCTTCTGGGCGGAGGAGGGGAAGTATAAGGGAGCGTTCGTGATGGACCTCAGAAAGCTCTTCCCGGACATGAAGAACCCGTTCCTCGTCCTCAAGAGGAGCGACGGGACAGCCACCTACACCGGCAAGGACATAGCCTATCACCTCTGGAAGTTCGGCAAGGTCACCGCCGACATGCTCTACAAGCCGTGGGAGAACGAAGAACACGAAACCTGGACGACCGCCCCCGATGGGAGAGCGATGCCCGGAAAGTTCGGAAAAGCGGACGTGGTCATCAACGTCATCGGTGCCGAGCAGAAGCACCCCCAGATGGCCATCAAGTACGCCCTCCAGCTTCTTGGCTTTGAGGGCTCCGCCGGGAACTTCCACCACCTTGCGTACGAACACGTTGTCCGCGAGGAGGGCAAGTTCTCGGGAAGGAAGGGAACCTGGGTTGGCTTTACCGTCGATGAGGTTCTCAACGAGGCCGTTCAGCGTGCTAGGGCCCTTGTGGAGGAGAAGAATCCCGGCCTGAGCGGGGAGGAGAAGGAGCACATAGCCGAAGCCGTCGGAGTCGGCGCCGTCCGCTACAACCTCGTTAAGTACAGCCCGGACAAGGTGATAACCTTCCGCTGGGACGATGTTCTCAACTTCGAGGGAGACAGCGCCCCCTACGTCCAGTACGCCCACGCCCGGTGTGCGTCCATCCTCAGAAAGGCCGCGGACGGTGGCATCGAGACCGACTGGGAGGTCCTCATGGAGAGGGCTGACTTCTCGAAGCTCACCAACCGTGAGAAGGAGCTCATCAAGCTCCTCGCCAAGTTCCCGGAGATTGTGGAGCAGGCGGGCAGGGACGTTAAGCCGCACCTCATCCCGTGGTACGCCAACGAGCTCGCCTCGCTCTTCAACAAGTTCTACATGGACCACCCCGTGCTCAAGGCGGAGGAGGGAATACTGGAGGAGAGGCTGCTCCTCGTGCTCGCGGTAAAGCAGGTTCTCAGGAACGCGCTTGAACTGCTCGGCATAGAGGCACCGGAGAAGATGTGA
- a CDS encoding lipoate protein ligase C-terminal domain-containing protein: protein MKHHVGEHKAKKGLIRIEFDERDGRAEHVRITGDFFMHPEEAVHELEQKLEGHGIDELESLMDEFFAMRMDIEMPYVNIEDFKIALKNALKE, encoded by the coding sequence ATGAAACATCATGTGGGCGAGCACAAGGCGAAGAAAGGGCTCATAAGGATAGAGTTCGATGAGAGGGACGGCAGGGCCGAGCACGTCAGGATCACGGGAGATTTCTTCATGCATCCGGAGGAGGCGGTCCATGAGCTGGAGCAAAAGCTCGAGGGGCACGGGATCGACGAGCTGGAATCCCTGATGGACGAGTTCTTTGCGATGAGAATGGACATTGAGATGCCCTACGTAAACATCGAGGACTTCAAAATCGCACTCAAAAACGCGCTGAAGGAGTGA